One Oscillospiraceae bacterium genomic region harbors:
- a CDS encoding U32 family peptidase, giving the protein MHKPEIVAPAGDFEKLQMAIAYGADAVYVGGKQFSLRANAKNFDVGELAEAVRYAHERNVKVYVSANIFAHNADFAVLEGYLRAVKDAGVDAVIVADTGAFDVARQIEGLSVHISTQANVTNYQSATFYKKLGARRAVLARELSLAEIAEINQVCQSPVFDTEVFVHGAMCMSYSGRCLLSNYMTGRDANRGDCAQACRWQYHLMEEQRPGEYMPVYEDERGTHIFNSKDLCMIEHIPALVGAGISALKIEGRAKSAYYVAMVTRVYREALDDLFVSESLYESKKAYYLSELKKTGTRDFYTGFYLGHQTVGQTLTCDSYVATQEFAGVVVDYDAESQHAVVEQRNKFSIGDEVEFLTRTRSVGGNASFTQTVTEMHNEDGWPVTSAPHAKQVLRVKTERPVRKFDIMRRRV; this is encoded by the coding sequence ATGCATAAACCGGAAATAGTTGCGCCGGCGGGTGATTTTGAGAAATTACAAATGGCCATTGCGTACGGGGCGGACGCCGTATATGTCGGCGGCAAGCAATTTAGTTTGCGTGCCAATGCTAAGAATTTTGATGTCGGTGAGCTGGCAGAGGCTGTACGGTACGCGCATGAGCGCAATGTCAAAGTATACGTGAGCGCCAATATTTTTGCGCACAATGCCGATTTTGCGGTACTGGAAGGCTATTTGCGGGCGGTGAAAGATGCGGGTGTGGACGCTGTGATTGTTGCCGACACAGGTGCTTTTGATGTTGCGCGGCAGATCGAGGGACTAAGTGTGCATATCAGCACACAGGCCAACGTCACCAATTATCAAAGCGCGACATTTTACAAGAAACTTGGCGCGCGGCGGGCGGTGTTGGCGCGGGAGCTGTCGTTGGCGGAGATCGCTGAGATTAACCAAGTGTGCCAATCGCCGGTGTTTGACACCGAGGTCTTTGTGCATGGCGCGATGTGCATGTCTTATTCGGGGCGGTGCTTGTTGAGCAACTATATGACGGGACGGGACGCCAATCGGGGCGATTGCGCGCAGGCTTGTCGTTGGCAGTATCATTTGATGGAAGAGCAGCGGCCGGGTGAATATATGCCGGTCTATGAGGACGAGCGCGGCACACATATTTTTAATTCCAAGGATTTGTGTATGATTGAACATATTCCCGCGTTAGTCGGCGCGGGAATATCGGCCTTGAAGATTGAAGGGCGTGCTAAGTCGGCGTATTACGTGGCGATGGTGACGCGCGTGTATCGGGAGGCACTTGATGACTTATTTGTGTCTGAGAGCCTGTACGAGTCGAAGAAGGCATACTATCTCAGCGAGCTCAAAAAGACGGGGACACGGGATTTTTATACGGGATTTTATCTTGGACATCAAACGGTGGGGCAAACGCTGACTTGCGATTCTTATGTCGCAACGCAAGAATTTGCTGGTGTTGTTGTTGATTATGATGCCGAAAGCCAGCACGCTGTCGTTGAGCAGCGGAACAAATTTTCGATTGGCGATGAGGTGGAGTTCTTGACGAGGACGCGCAGCGTCGGGGGCAATGCTTCCTTTACGCAAACCGTCACAGAGATGCACAACGAGGATGGTTGGCCGGTTACGTCCGCGCCGCATGCCAAGCAGGTGTTGCGCGTTAAAACAGAGCGGCCGGTAAGGAAGTTTGACATTATGCGCAGAAGAGTATAG
- a CDS encoding Rrf2 family transcriptional regulator, protein MRLQISTDYAIRILRHLYRNDNELHTASSIAESIDVTYYFFAQIANQLKRKGLLKSTQGRKGGYQLGREAHEISLYDVYECIEGELLINRCLIEGKLCSHGETQECKMHKLLYGVQDTMIAAMAGVTLADLAA, encoded by the coding sequence ATGAGACTACAAATTTCTACTGACTATGCCATTCGGATTTTGCGGCATTTATACAGGAATGATAACGAGTTACATACTGCATCGAGCATTGCCGAGTCGATCGATGTGACCTATTATTTCTTTGCTCAAATTGCCAACCAGTTGAAGAGAAAAGGCTTGCTTAAATCGACGCAAGGTAGAAAAGGCGGCTATCAGCTGGGCAGAGAAGCACATGAAATTAGCTTATACGATGTGTATGAGTGCATTGAAGGCGAGTTGCTTATCAACCGCTGTCTGATAGAAGGCAAACTTTGCAGCCACGGAGAAACACAAGAGTGTAAAATGCATAAACTCCTCTATGGTGTACAAGACACGATGATTGCAGCCATGGCCGGAGTGACGCTTGCTGACTTGGCGGCGTAA
- a CDS encoding phosphodiester glycosidase family protein, with amino-acid sequence MKHHKTKRGLTLFLALAMVLSLVPIFSVPAQASSAGTPFTPANVNNIHGVTYTRHVNGVSGTGFSTAETVAVLQVAPNADAQVLAGVPRYHYVQDFRTVGQLAQNHTAQGYDVIAAMNGGFFGMVTQATGGQVPGQGAFIQHGELLRHWNPGGSNEYHGQEHYLLGWTADGDFVHGHNPTHVMNMRVNGGAAQVLPALNSPRSVGNPGWRDLTLLTDRFAPTVTAEASRRHGRDVRLEVLSGRMAFGEEITLRVTQAAHAVVANAPIGRGQARLTASNAADMAFLNTLRVGDTITINHSLTNRQGTTVDWTQVDQAFATHYQLISGGVRRPLPGQAGAVTTHPLPSQNSARARTALGVRADGTMVWVVVSGGATTGMTMPQFQNYLHSMGLRYAWNLDGGGSSTMTIGHTLQTYADGRNSTFQRPVANGLVLVSPRVEVPEIPHRANTDLLDLIDWDTTADGFAAGTVSVNALPGGGYRVNILQGGGRLIRLPASAFKDLRFDLNANPYLDFNITGSDIDLIWALDAAGAPSFVHSNNTFGHGRAPMGASVNIRDHLVGRVDDLSNVELTELRFWTTAPAGTSFTIHDFRVSTRISEPRFDLFNVAPTAWTRAAGGSGTMGTITNAGGVYTFPNIGGGWPQATHSISPVTPLPRADWNDLMLYYDFTAASAFNIVFFHNDLQATNSFAFGRALSGGNIDPGSGDGRAGTYRGSITLAELFANAMRGAINMPVPGSINTFNLSAMRVFAVGGNVTFREFRIVDRSGSSNPVPSDVFNFLGVPAASWAHNPAGQAVGGGVVNTSRAGNNTIFANAGGGWPSATLDIRAQGVSVPRANWTNTGLIFDMDVSGPNVVSILLATNLGTINMGGVNIRHNIAGASNLGTGRHTGAIPLSTILSDVTAPNAVFEVHGIWVQVSSNNNTATVRELRIGRL; translated from the coding sequence ATGAAACATCACAAGACAAAAAGAGGTTTGACCCTGTTCTTGGCACTGGCCATGGTGCTCTCGCTCGTCCCCATTTTCTCAGTGCCGGCGCAAGCATCATCTGCGGGTACGCCCTTTACACCGGCCAACGTAAACAACATCCATGGCGTTACATACACGCGACACGTCAATGGCGTCAGCGGCACAGGGTTCTCAACAGCCGAAACTGTCGCCGTGCTGCAAGTCGCGCCTAACGCCGACGCACAAGTGTTGGCCGGCGTACCGCGCTATCACTATGTTCAAGACTTCAGAACGGTTGGACAACTGGCGCAAAATCATACCGCGCAGGGCTATGATGTCATCGCCGCAATGAACGGCGGTTTCTTCGGTATGGTGACACAGGCCACCGGCGGGCAAGTGCCGGGGCAAGGCGCCTTTATCCAACACGGTGAGCTGCTCCGCCACTGGAACCCCGGTGGCTCAAACGAGTACCATGGCCAAGAGCACTATCTGCTCGGTTGGACAGCCGACGGCGACTTTGTCCACGGACACAATCCAACTCATGTGATGAATATGCGCGTCAACGGCGGCGCAGCTCAAGTGTTGCCCGCGCTCAACAGTCCGCGCTCGGTCGGCAATCCGGGATGGCGGGATTTGACGCTGCTGACCGACCGCTTTGCCCCCACCGTAACAGCCGAAGCAAGCCGGCGGCACGGTCGCGATGTGCGTTTAGAGGTCTTATCCGGGCGCATGGCGTTTGGTGAAGAAATAACACTGCGCGTAACACAAGCAGCGCACGCGGTGGTGGCCAACGCCCCCATCGGTCGCGGACAAGCCCGCCTTACGGCCAGCAATGCCGCCGATATGGCATTCTTAAATACACTCAGGGTCGGCGACACCATCACCATTAACCATTCACTGACCAATCGGCAAGGCACAACCGTTGATTGGACACAAGTTGACCAAGCCTTTGCAACACATTATCAGCTCATCAGCGGCGGTGTGCGGCGACCCCTGCCCGGGCAAGCCGGCGCAGTAACGACCCATCCATTGCCCAGCCAAAACAGCGCCCGTGCACGCACCGCCCTTGGTGTGCGCGCTGACGGCACGATGGTCTGGGTCGTAGTCAGCGGCGGTGCAACCACCGGCATGACAATGCCGCAGTTCCAAAACTATCTGCACAGCATGGGATTGCGCTACGCTTGGAATCTCGACGGCGGCGGCAGTTCAACCATGACCATTGGCCACACGCTCCAAACGTATGCCGATGGGCGTAACTCAACCTTCCAGCGCCCAGTTGCCAACGGGCTTGTATTGGTCAGTCCCAGAGTAGAAGTGCCTGAAATACCACACCGTGCCAATACCGACCTGCTTGACTTAATCGACTGGGACACGACAGCCGATGGCTTTGCAGCCGGCACAGTCAGTGTCAACGCACTGCCCGGAGGCGGCTACCGCGTGAATATCCTGCAAGGCGGCGGGCGACTCATCCGTCTTCCCGCATCGGCATTCAAGGATCTCCGATTTGACTTGAATGCCAACCCCTATCTTGACTTCAATATCACCGGCAGCGACATCGACCTTATTTGGGCACTTGATGCCGCCGGCGCACCCAGCTTTGTCCACTCCAACAACACTTTCGGACACGGCCGCGCACCTATGGGCGCCAGTGTCAATATACGCGACCACTTAGTCGGGCGCGTGGACGACCTCTCCAATGTCGAGCTTACCGAGCTGCGTTTTTGGACAACTGCACCGGCCGGCACCAGCTTTACCATCCACGACTTCCGCGTCAGCACCCGCATAAGTGAGCCCCGCTTCGATCTCTTTAATGTGGCACCGACTGCCTGGACACGCGCTGCTGGCGGCAGCGGCACGATGGGCACGATTACCAATGCCGGCGGCGTCTATACGTTCCCCAACATTGGCGGCGGCTGGCCTCAAGCTACGCACAGCATTTCACCCGTCACACCTCTGCCCCGCGCCGATTGGAATGACTTAATGCTTTACTATGATTTCACAGCGGCAAGTGCATTCAACATCGTCTTCTTCCATAATGATTTGCAAGCCACCAACTCCTTTGCCTTCGGGCGAGCACTATCCGGCGGCAACATCGACCCCGGCAGCGGTGACGGGCGCGCCGGCACTTACCGCGGCTCAATTACGCTGGCCGAGCTGTTTGCAAACGCTATGCGTGGCGCAATAAATATGCCGGTTCCCGGCAGCATCAATACCTTTAACTTATCTGCCATGCGTGTCTTTGCTGTCGGCGGCAATGTCACGTTCCGTGAGTTCCGCATCGTTGACCGTTCCGGGTCAAGCAACCCTGTGCCGTCTGATGTCTTTAATTTCTTGGGCGTGCCGGCAGCGTCGTGGGCCCACAATCCCGCAGGTCAAGCCGTTGGCGGCGGCGTTGTGAACACTTCACGCGCCGGCAACAACACCATCTTTGCCAACGCAGGCGGCGGCTGGCCCAGCGCCACGCTGGATATTCGAGCGCAAGGGGTATCCGTTCCTCGTGCCAACTGGACAAACACCGGCCTCATCTTTGATATGGATGTCTCGGGCCCCAATGTCGTCAGCATCCTATTGGCAACCAATCTCGGCACCATCAACATGGGCGGAGTAAACATCCGTCATAATATTGCCGGGGCAAGCAATTTGGGCACTGGCCGTCACACCGGTGCCATCCCGCTATCAACGATACTCAGCGATGTGACCGCACCCAACGCCGTCTTTGAGGTACACGGCATTTGGGTACAAGTATCATCAAATAACAACACAGCAACTGTGCGCGAATTGCGGATTGGAAGGTTGTAA
- a CDS encoding sulfite exporter TauE/SafE family protein — MDNKYKAAVIGAAAGIVNGTFGAGGGMLLVPLLIGWLKLDEKKALATSVAIILPLSALSALVHLRTGAPGDISVWPFLIGGLFGGVIAGLTFGKIKSAWLRRAFALFVLYGGVRALLV; from the coding sequence ATGGATAATAAATATAAAGCCGCCGTTATTGGCGCGGCGGCGGGGATTGTCAACGGGACATTCGGTGCGGGCGGGGGGATGCTGCTTGTGCCGTTGCTTATCGGTTGGCTAAAACTTGATGAGAAAAAGGCGTTGGCGACCAGTGTTGCCATTATTTTGCCGTTGAGCGCGCTGTCGGCACTTGTGCATTTGCGCACTGGCGCACCGGGCGATATATCGGTTTGGCCGTTTTTAATCGGCGGGTTGTTTGGCGGCGTGATTGCAGGGCTGACGTTTGGCAAAATAAAAAGCGCGTGGTTGAGGCGCGCTTTTGCCTTGTTTGTGTTGTATGGCGGGGTGAGGGCGCTGTTGGTATGA
- a CDS encoding sulfite exporter TauE/SafE family protein, which produces MIWDGFAALATGVLSGWGIGGGSLLMVYMTAIAGNARLTAATVNLLYFIPTAGSSLVFHAREKQVVWTVFVPAVIAGLITAAIAATWSNHADGLWLQKLFGALLCYIGVTELLRKEK; this is translated from the coding sequence ATGATATGGGATGGCTTTGCCGCGCTGGCAACGGGCGTGTTGAGCGGCTGGGGTATTGGCGGCGGCAGTTTGCTGATGGTGTACATGACTGCCATTGCCGGCAACGCGCGTTTGACGGCGGCGACAGTGAATTTGCTCTATTTCATCCCTACGGCGGGCAGTTCGTTGGTATTTCACGCCCGTGAAAAGCAGGTGGTTTGGACTGTTTTTGTGCCTGCCGTAATTGCGGGATTGATTACTGCAGCCATTGCCGCGACGTGGTCGAATCACGCTGACGGGTTGTGGTTGCAGAAGCTGTTTGGAGCGTTACTGTGTTATATTGGGGTGACGGAGCTGTTGCGGAAGGAGAAGTGA
- the ruvX gene encoding Holliday junction resolvase RuvX translates to MPRILAIDYGDKRTGVCLSDPTGTLAGQAQTLTLQGKNLIAAIVDMAERNQVETVVVGLPRNMDGSYGFRAEITQEFVEKLRTRGLNIVLRDERLTTVSAHNILNTHNKRGDKRKAVVDAVAASLILQDYLDFLNRPL, encoded by the coding sequence ATGCCCCGCATCTTAGCAATAGACTACGGCGACAAGCGCACAGGTGTGTGCTTATCCGACCCGACAGGCACGCTCGCCGGCCAAGCACAAACACTGACACTGCAAGGCAAAAACTTAATTGCCGCCATTGTCGATATGGCAGAGCGCAATCAAGTTGAAACCGTTGTCGTCGGCTTACCGCGCAACATGGATGGCAGCTACGGATTTCGTGCCGAAATCACACAGGAATTCGTCGAGAAGTTACGCACCCGCGGTCTCAATATTGTGTTGCGCGATGAACGCTTGACCACCGTCAGCGCCCACAACATCCTCAACACACACAACAAACGCGGCGACAAGCGCAAGGCTGTCGTCGACGCCGTCGCCGCCAGCTTGATTTTGCAGGATTACTTGGATTTCTTGAATAGGCCTTTGTAG
- a CDS encoding Xaa-Pro peptidase family protein — translation MNDRLQTIRTGMSAQNLDALMLTSPINRRYITRFQASAGVVLILADTAYFLTDFRYSEAAKAHCSADIKVIEISREKSYKEWLPELLSNAKTLGFESDRMTVDEHTRWSALLPCEMKAAQTITDKARQIKDADEIKYITQALRIAENAFTATLPLLTQRPTERQVATELTCHMLRNGAEKSAFDIIVVAGENGSQPHGEPGDRVIEHGDFVTIDMGAVVNGYHSDFTRTVAVGSVTDEMRGVYNTVLSAQFAGINTVCANVKGGDIDQAARKVIENAGYGEYFGHGFGHGIGLEIHESISAGAGVEDTLPAGSTLTAEPGIYLPGKFGIRIEDLLVVTDNGYDNLSTLPKELLLL, via the coding sequence ATGAACGACCGCTTACAAACCATACGCACCGGCATGAGCGCCCAAAACCTCGACGCGCTCATGCTCACCTCCCCTATCAATCGCCGCTATATCACGAGATTCCAAGCCTCAGCCGGTGTTGTGCTCATCCTGGCCGATACCGCCTATTTCCTAACTGACTTCCGATATAGCGAAGCGGCCAAAGCGCACTGCTCCGCCGATATTAAAGTCATCGAGATCTCACGCGAGAAGTCATACAAAGAATGGCTGCCCGAGCTGCTGTCCAACGCCAAAACACTGGGCTTTGAATCTGACAGAATGACCGTTGATGAACATACGCGCTGGTCAGCGTTACTGCCCTGCGAAATGAAAGCGGCGCAAACAATTACCGATAAAGCACGGCAAATCAAAGACGCCGACGAAATCAAATATATCACGCAAGCCCTGCGCATTGCCGAGAATGCATTTACAGCAACGCTGCCTTTGCTCACACAGCGCCCCACCGAGCGGCAAGTCGCCACCGAACTCACCTGTCATATGCTTCGTAACGGCGCGGAAAAGAGCGCTTTCGACATCATCGTAGTGGCAGGCGAAAACGGCAGCCAACCGCACGGCGAACCGGGCGATCGTGTCATTGAGCACGGCGACTTCGTCACCATCGACATGGGTGCTGTCGTTAACGGCTATCACAGCGACTTTACGCGAACGGTTGCTGTCGGCAGTGTGACAGACGAAATGCGCGGCGTCTATAACACCGTTCTGTCCGCGCAGTTCGCAGGCATCAATACCGTCTGCGCCAACGTAAAAGGCGGCGACATCGACCAAGCCGCTCGCAAAGTCATCGAGAATGCCGGCTACGGCGAATATTTCGGTCATGGCTTCGGCCACGGCATAGGATTGGAAATTCATGAGAGTATCAGTGCCGGCGCAGGCGTAGAAGACACCCTGCCCGCCGGCTCAACGCTGACAGCCGAACCCGGCATCTACCTCCCCGGCAAATTCGGCATCCGCATTGAAGATCTTCTTGTTGTCACTGACAACGGATATGATAATTTAAGCACCCTGCCGAAAGAGTTGTTGCTTTTATAA
- a CDS encoding TIM barrel protein, with amino-acid sequence MTAKFGPAGGSDSFLSEKKHATVDAPAWLHARGLNALEVQFGRGVSMGEKTAKLLGEHAAAYDIALSVHSPYYISLSNLDAKEKNLQYIKQSAGAADWMGASKVIVHTGATKGMTREQALDNAAETLTTALAMLDELNLSHITLCPETMGKINQLGTLTEVLDLCVRLPQLAPCVDFGHLYARTLGNLTTETQFAAILSEIESAIGLDKARLLHCHFSQIQYTTGGEYKHLTFGNGEFGPDFTPLAKLFAQRGYTPTVICESAGTQAEDAITMKTLYEENLS; translated from the coding sequence ATGACAGCAAAGTTCGGCCCCGCCGGCGGCAGCGACAGCTTTCTTTCCGAGAAAAAACACGCCACTGTTGACGCACCCGCTTGGTTGCATGCTCGTGGACTAAACGCCCTCGAAGTACAGTTCGGGCGCGGCGTCAGCATGGGCGAAAAAACTGCCAAACTGCTGGGCGAACACGCCGCGGCATACGATATCGCGCTGTCAGTGCACTCACCTTATTATATTTCACTCTCCAACCTTGACGCCAAGGAAAAAAACCTGCAATACATCAAGCAAAGCGCTGGCGCCGCCGATTGGATGGGCGCGAGCAAAGTCATCGTACATACCGGCGCAACCAAAGGCATGACCCGTGAGCAAGCTCTTGACAACGCCGCCGAAACATTGACCACCGCACTTGCCATGCTTGATGAACTAAATCTATCACACATCACGCTCTGTCCTGAAACCATGGGCAAAATCAATCAACTCGGCACGCTGACCGAAGTACTTGATTTATGCGTGCGCTTGCCGCAACTCGCGCCCTGTGTAGATTTCGGGCATCTATATGCCCGCACGCTGGGCAACTTGACTACGGAAACGCAATTCGCCGCCATTCTGAGCGAAATCGAATCCGCCATTGGCCTTGACAAGGCAAGACTGCTGCACTGCCACTTCTCTCAAATCCAATACACAACCGGCGGCGAATACAAGCACCTCACTTTCGGCAACGGCGAATTCGGCCCCGACTTCACTCCGCTCGCCAAGCTTTTCGCCCAACGCGGCTACACGCCGACGGTCATCTGTGAAAGCGCCGGCACACAAGCCGAAGATGCCATCACAATGAAAACCTTATATGAGGAGAACCTATCATGA
- a CDS encoding GNAT family N-acetyltransferase encodes MKTERLILREYAKDDNHNLYKLFSEEFVSTYEAHLQMDNISDVDKYIKFHLENAQSLNRTHYYFVIKTQATLDFVGIIGYSFVENININGTGGSAMELEYYLLKEHWRKGYMTEALRKVISLAFENNTIIKIFAQCHIENKQSEKVMIKCNMYKSAKQPKPKAYNGVLKENIRYELSADNYAGK; translated from the coding sequence ATGAAAACAGAGAGACTTATCCTTCGTGAATATGCCAAAGATGACAATCATAATCTTTACAAATTATTTTCAGAAGAGTTTGTATCAACATACGAAGCTCATTTGCAAATGGATAATATTTCCGATGTTGACAAGTATATAAAATTCCATTTAGAAAACGCCCAATCTTTAAACAGAACACATTACTATTTTGTTATTAAAACCCAAGCAACTCTCGACTTCGTAGGCATAATCGGATATTCGTTTGTGGAAAACATAAATATAAATGGCACTGGCGGCTCAGCGATGGAGTTGGAGTATTACTTATTAAAAGAGCATTGGCGCAAGGGTTATATGACCGAAGCTTTACGAAAAGTAATATCGCTAGCTTTTGAGAACAATACTATCATAAAAATCTTTGCACAATGTCACATAGAAAATAAGCAAAGCGAAAAGGTTATGATAAAATGCAATATGTATAAATCGGCAAAACAACCCAAGCCCAAAGCTTATAATGGCGTATTAAAAGAAAATATACGATACGAATTATCAGCTGATAATTATGCCGGAAAATAA
- a CDS encoding YqeG family HAD IIIA-type phosphatase, with amino-acid sequence MSKFNPDRCVNAITDITVDFLCKHDIQGLTLDLDNVLAPYKQTRATTAVATWLAAMRDSGIKLMVLSNAGEPRVSAFCAPLGLQYIANAGKPHPANYRRAAEMLQLPPKHIAMVGDQIFTDVHGAKRSGFYAIRVAPIDLSNPFHRARAWVEKPFLRKK; translated from the coding sequence ATGTCTAAATTCAACCCCGACCGCTGTGTCAACGCCATCACCGACATCACCGTTGACTTCCTGTGTAAGCATGATATCCAAGGCTTGACACTCGACCTTGACAACGTACTGGCGCCGTACAAACAAACCCGAGCCACAACAGCTGTCGCCACATGGCTCGCTGCCATGCGTGACAGCGGCATAAAACTCATGGTACTGTCTAATGCCGGAGAACCGCGCGTATCGGCATTCTGCGCACCGCTGGGTTTGCAGTATATTGCCAACGCCGGCAAGCCACACCCCGCCAATTACCGCCGCGCCGCCGAAATGCTGCAATTACCGCCCAAGCATATCGCCATGGTCGGCGATCAAATTTTTACTGACGTACACGGCGCCAAACGCAGCGGCTTCTACGCCATCCGCGTTGCACCAATTGATTTGAGCAATCCGTTTCATCGGGCAAGGGCTTGGGTGGAAAAACCGTTTCTGCGAAAAAAATAA
- a CDS encoding DUF6320 domain-containing protein: MRCCKRCDVNILSEQKACPLCHDPIDGCSALRRADEGNAPYYPKYTKPKRRLMSLLRRSFAFASLAVGLICTMLDLLTGLHGWSMIVAAGLAAAWLTADFDAFRRSWLMAVVRTSLVGMFMAFIVDMLDFYPGWSLSWVMPWTLIGLATLLVVFICINPTRLYDSAMYLLLMTAIALGLMACGLVGVFAPVWPAYIAAVYLVLVMAWFALFGKRSMRGEIVKRLHI; the protein is encoded by the coding sequence ATGAGGTGTTGTAAGCGTTGTGATGTAAATATTCTATCGGAGCAAAAGGCCTGCCCGTTGTGCCATGACCCGATTGATGGGTGTAGTGCGCTGCGGCGCGCTGACGAGGGCAACGCACCTTACTATCCTAAATATACTAAGCCTAAACGTCGGTTGATGTCGTTGTTGCGTCGGAGTTTTGCTTTTGCGTCGTTGGCGGTGGGGCTGATTTGTACAATGCTTGATTTGCTGACGGGACTGCATGGATGGTCGATGATTGTGGCAGCAGGCTTGGCGGCAGCTTGGCTGACAGCGGATTTTGATGCGTTTCGGCGCAGCTGGCTGATGGCTGTGGTGCGGACGAGTTTGGTCGGGATGTTTATGGCGTTTATTGTCGATATGCTCGACTTTTATCCCGGTTGGTCGCTGAGTTGGGTTATGCCGTGGACATTGATCGGGCTGGCGACATTGTTGGTGGTATTTATTTGTATCAATCCTACACGGCTGTACGACAGTGCGATGTACTTACTCCTAATGACGGCAATTGCCTTGGGATTGATGGCTTGTGGCTTGGTTGGGGTGTTTGCGCCTGTTTGGCCGGCGTACATTGCGGCGGTGTATTTGGTGCTGGTGATGGCATGGTTTGCGTTGTTCGGAAAGCGGTCGATGCGGGGGGAGATTGTCAAGCGGCTGCATATATGA